A section of the Deltaproteobacteria bacterium genome encodes:
- a CDS encoding MBL fold metallo-hydrolase, with translation MRVTVLGAGDAFCNGGRRHSGYLVETGETHFLLDCGTTTLLALKTLGLEADNLDFIAISHLHGDHFGGLPFLFLEYLFERPRTRPLVIAGPAGTKERVWALYRAMYCELSERPLCFPLEFHEFVPGQAATICGVELFPFHVPHQERDVSLGYRVSTGGKTLLYSGDCGWNEDLVRYSQGTDLFICECCYFHSQTTFHINYPTIVEQRSRLGCTRLLLSHIGREVLNRLHEVTLECAHDGFVVEV, from the coding sequence ATGCGCGTAACGGTTCTTGGTGCTGGCGATGCCTTTTGTAACGGTGGTAGGCGCCACAGCGGCTACCTCGTTGAGACTGGCGAGACGCACTTCCTCCTCGATTGTGGAACGACGACTCTGCTGGCGCTCAAAACCCTCGGCCTTGAGGCCGATAATCTCGACTTCATTGCCATCAGCCATTTGCATGGCGACCATTTTGGCGGCCTGCCCTTTCTCTTCCTGGAGTATTTGTTCGAGCGTCCCCGCACTCGCCCTTTAGTGATTGCCGGACCGGCAGGGACCAAAGAGCGCGTCTGGGCGCTGTATCGCGCGATGTATTGTGAGCTGTCGGAACGGCCTCTGTGCTTCCCGCTCGAGTTTCATGAATTCGTCCCTGGGCAGGCGGCCACCATTTGCGGTGTCGAGCTGTTCCCCTTCCACGTCCCCCATCAGGAACGCGATGTGTCTCTCGGGTATCGGGTCTCGACCGGAGGAAAAACGCTCCTCTACTCCGGCGACTGCGGCTGGAACGAAGACCTGGTGCGATACTCTCAGGGTACCGATCTGTTCATCTGCGAATGCTGCTATTTTCACTCCCAAACGACCTTCCACATCAATTATCCCACCATTGTCGAACAACGCAGCCGTCTTGGCTGCACCCGACTACTCCTCAGCCATATCGGTCGCGAAGTGCTCAATCGTCTCCATGAGGTCACGCTCGAATGCGCGCATGACGGTTTCGTCGTCGAAGTCTGA
- a CDS encoding MoxR family ATPase — protein sequence MEITLDFVHSGLKQCRYITTAKVETAIYLALVLEKPLLIEGPAGVGKTEVAKVLATLLHTDLVRLQCYEGLDEARALFEWNYQKQLLRIQADTTQKHGWTEVSHHIFSREYLLERPLLRAISAPRKVVLLIDEIDKADEEFEAFLLEVLSDFQVSVPELGTLSAVQKPVAILTSNRARELSEALKRRCLHLYIDFPGAEDEARIVALKVPDLDERLRRQVARFVGGLRKLDMKKAPSIAETLDWARALVALGIKELDAPTIRRTLNIILKYEEDIRKAEGRVGDLLRSSQ from the coding sequence ATGGAGATTACCCTCGACTTCGTACACAGCGGCTTGAAACAGTGCCGCTACATCACGACCGCCAAGGTGGAAACTGCGATCTATCTGGCCCTCGTGCTCGAGAAGCCGCTACTGATCGAGGGCCCCGCCGGAGTAGGAAAAACCGAAGTCGCTAAAGTCCTCGCTACCCTTCTGCACACCGACTTGGTGCGGCTGCAATGCTACGAGGGGTTGGACGAGGCCCGGGCGCTATTCGAGTGGAATTATCAAAAACAGCTCCTCCGTATTCAAGCCGACACCACGCAGAAGCATGGGTGGACCGAGGTGTCGCACCATATCTTCTCGCGCGAATACTTGCTGGAGCGTCCGCTCTTGCGGGCGATTAGCGCACCGCGCAAAGTTGTGCTCCTCATCGACGAGATCGACAAAGCGGACGAGGAGTTCGAGGCGTTTCTGCTCGAAGTGCTCAGCGATTTTCAGGTCAGCGTGCCGGAGCTAGGTACCCTCAGCGCGGTGCAGAAGCCGGTGGCGATTCTCACGTCCAATCGCGCGCGCGAATTATCCGAAGCGCTCAAGCGTCGTTGCCTACATCTCTACATCGACTTTCCCGGTGCTGAGGATGAAGCGCGCATCGTCGCTTTGAAAGTGCCGGACCTCGATGAGCGACTCCGTCGGCAAGTGGCGCGGTTCGTCGGTGGACTGCGGAAGCTGGACATGAAAAAAGCGCCGAGCATCGCCGAAACCCTGGATTGGGCGCGCGCACTCGTCGCTCTCGGCATTAAGGAACTCGACGCGCCCACCATCCGCCGCACCTTAAATATCATCCTCAAGTACGAGGAAGATATTCGCAAAGCCGAAGGGCGCGTCGGCGACCTGCTACGGTCGAGTCAGTAG